A segment of the Leptolyngbya sp. NIES-3755 genome:
CATTGTTGCGACCATAGATTGCTGCATTCAGATTATCAGCTTTGAAGGTTCCATAGCTGGCTAACACCGCATCGATCGGAACACCTGCAACGGCTGGATATTCATTGTTGCTTTCCGCAAAAATTCGCTGTGCTTCGTTGCTTGCCAGGTACTCCAAAAATTGAATCGCTGCCGCTCGGTTTGGCGCAGTTTTGAGTACGCCGCCACCGCTGATATTGACGTGCGTTCCTCGATCTTGTTGGTTTGGGAAAAAGACACCAATCTTTGACGCAACTTCTTTGTCTTCCGCTTTGTTTGATTTCGCGAGACGGGGTAGATAGTACGTGTTCACCAGCGCCAGATCTCCCAGTCCTGCTGCGATCGACCGAATCTGAGCGGTATCATTTCCTTCAGGCGAACGAGCGAAGTTTGCGACCACCCCTCTCACCCATTCTTCGGTTTTTTGATTGCCATGCGCTGCCAAAATCGACCCTGTAAGCGATTGATTGTAGACATGACCCGACGATCGCGTGATGACTCGTCCCTTCCATTTTGGATCGACCAAATTTTCGTAGGTCGAAAGCTCCGAAGGCTTGACGCGATCTTTGTTGTACATGATCACTCGCGCCCGTCGAGTAAATCCAAACCATTGTCCATTGGGTTCTCGCAGGTTGGCAGGAATCGTAGAGGTCAACACCCTAGAGTTTACAGGCTGAAATAATCCTGCTTCTTGGGCACGCCATAAGCGACCTGCATCCACAGTAATTAAGACATCTGCGGGACTATTCGCTCCTTCGCTTTTGATCCGCTCGATCAGCTTATCTGCATCTGCTTCAACCAAGTTGACTTTGATGCCCGTTTTCTTCTGGAAACCTTCATAGATCGCATTGTCGCTATCATAGTGACGTGCAGAGTACAAATTCACTACACCCGCAGCGTTTGATGATTGCATCCTGGCAAGCTGATGAGAAGCAACTGCCGCCATTGCTGCACTTGAAGCGAGGAAGGTCCGTCGTTTGATCGCCATAAGACTCCATTCAATTCCCTAAAGCTGATAGATTTTGCTATTTAATTGAGATTGATTTCCATTAAGAAACGTAGAAGAGTTTGGAATCTATGTCAAGTAAAATCTTATTTAAAGTTCAGTGAATGGTTTAGAGGCTCATAATTTAGCCTCTATCTAGTCAAAATCCGCAAGATTTAAACCTATTCGGTTGATAATGAATCCAAATATTGTTTTACAATTAGACGATAATTTATCGCAATTCTGAAGGTCAGAGTTCTGGCTTTTTAACGGTCGTTATGGTTTTCAAACTGCCCCAGATTACTCTATGGCACATGCTCCCGATCACGATCGGGTTGCACGGATTGTTATTTGCAATCCCCATTCCATCGACAGACGGCGAAGCTCAGAAGCCAATTTCCGAATCCATCAACGTCGTGACCTTACCAAAGCCATCGCCCCCGAAATCCCCGCCCAGTGAGACCCCCAGAAGAAGTGAAGCGATCGCAACTCCAAAACCCCGAACGACTTCCAAAGCCCAGCCCACTCTCCCACCCCGTTCAACCCCAACACCGACGACTCCAATCCCACAGTCATCGACTCCACCGCAGCCGACTCCACAACCATCCCCTTCAATTAGCCCATCCCCTTCAGTTAGTCCCTCTCCAGTCGATAAACTGCAAATTGTAGGAGCAGTTCCAGGCTGTAACGGTCAATCGGGATGCTGGCAGATTGCAAATTCACAAGGTAGAGCGATCGCTGGAACATTAGAAGAACAGCTTCAACAACAAGGCTTTACCCTGACGGAGAAAGACTTAGACCAAGATACTGGCTTTCGAGTGTATGAAGTGGCAAAAGATGGAGTAAAGCAGTACTATCTGCACATTGTTTGGAGCGATCGTGGAACTGCTTATGTCCGCAACACTGATTTGCTTTCTCATAGTCAGATTACCGCAATGACCGGACTGTAAAACGGTTGTGTTTTTCCTCTGCTAGTTAGAACCGGACTGACAAGGGTGCAGTCAGCATGGGAGATTTTCGGATCAGTTGTGAACTTGCGAATAACATTGCCACAGCTTATGGACTCGGTAAGCCTGAGCCAACTCGGTGGTTGAATCTGACTTGATCATTCACTTAGCACCAATCATGGGTCGCAGCAAATTGACAGAATGCCTTAATTGAATCATTGTCCTGCCCGACTCTCCAAACTAATCCAACTGTGCGTTCTACTTCCCAATCTGCGATCGCGATGTAAGTGACTCCGGGCAAGTCTCGCCATTCTGCCATCACGGTCATCCCTAACCCCGCAGCCACTAACGCAATCACCCAATCCTCGTTATCCGCACGATACACCACGTTTTGTCTGAGTCCCTGCGCTTCAAACTGCTGTTTCACACTGCACCTTAACCCGCAATGCAGTCGATCGATGTAGGGCTGTCCATCCAATTCGCTCCAGCGCACTGATTTACGTTGAGCAAAGGGATGAGTATTTGACACCGCTAGGGCAATCCGCTGACGAAACAACGGGAGTGTATTGCCGTTCGCTTCAATTCCATCGAGTCCAGTGACGAGTAAATCGATTTCACCTAGCTCTAGTCGCTCTCGTAATGCTGCTGGGTCGCCATCTTGTAGCTCGATCGCACTATTTGGGTAAGTCTGTCGAAATGCTGCAATCAGTTGAGCAAAGGGACTAATCCGAATCGTGCGTAGCAGTCCCAATCTCAGAATCGGCTGCGTCTTGAAAGTTTTGAGTTCGTGCAAGACGGCATGATAGTCATTCAGAATCGATTGTGCCTTGGTGAGAAAGAATTTTCCTGCGGCGGTCAGAACGGCTCTACGTCCACCGCGTTCAAACAAAATTACGCCCAGTTCTTGCTCTAGTTTTTTGATGCCTGCGGATAACGATGGTTGCGAGACAAGCAAGCGTTCTGCGGCTTTGGTGAAACCACCCGTTTCGACGATCGCAAGAAAGTATCGAATCTGATAAATATCCATAGTCAATGCCTATGACTTTCATGTTTAAAACAGACTTGCTTTATCTCAAGACTGCTTCGATGATAAAACACATCGACCCAAAAATAGAGGAACTGCGAAAATGCTAAAGCTGTACGATTTCACCCTCTCTGGAAACTGCTACAAAGTTCGCTTGCTGCTTTCATTGCTAAGACTAGAATGCGAACTGATGCCGGTGGATCTCAAGAGGGATGAACAAAAGACTTCCGAGTTTCTTCATCTCAACTTGTGGGGACAAGTTCCGGTTCTAATTGACAACGATGTAATGATCCGGGATTCTCAGGCGATTCTGATTTATCTAGCAAAGCGCTATGGGGGTGAGTCCTGGTTCCCCAATGATGCAGGATCATTAGGGTTAGTGATGCAATGGTTAGCGACTGCCGGACATGATGTTCAACAAGGATTTGCCGCCGCGAGGATCTATCATCTGTTTGGTCAGCAATTAGACGTTGAAACCGCAACTGCACGAGCCTACACCGTTCTCAAAGTGATGGATCAGCACTTATCTCAGCGGCAATGGTTGGAGCTTGATCGACCTACGATCGCGGATATTGCTTGTTTTCCATATATTGCGCTGGCTGAAGACGGCAAGATCAATCTGTCAGATGCCCCCAATGTGCTGAGATGGCTCGATCGCGTTAAACAACTGCCTGGATTTGTGTCGATGCCCGGAATTGCAGTTTAAGGAGACTGAACAATGCCTCGTAAATTTGGTGAAATCGCGTTCACGCCTGAAGTACAAGCTGCCCAACAGCAGCGAGGTTCTCGGCAAACCTATGAGCGTTATATTGCGAATGGTCCCGCGACTGACACGATCGATGCCAAAATGGAGGCATTGATCGCTCAACTCGATGGCTTTTATCTTGGAACAGTGAGTTCTAATGGTTATCCCTATATTCAATTCCGAGGCGGTTCTCCCGGTTTTCTGAAAGTCATCGATGAAAAGATGCTTGCTTTTCCAGACTTCAAAGGTAATGTGCAGTACATCACGGTTGGGAATCTCGATCGCGAAGCGAAAGCTTTCTTATTTTTGATGAATTACCGCCACCAGGAGCGCCTCAAGATTTGGGGAAGAGCCAAGTATGTCGAGAACGATACAGCATTGATTGAGCAAGTACAGATACGAGGCTACAGAGCAGAAATTGAGCGAGTCATCTTGTTTGAGGTAGAAGCTTGTAGTTGGAACTGTTCGCAGCATATTCCCATTCGCTACTCAGAAACAGAAGTTCAAACGATGATGGAGGCGCAAAAACACCGCATTGCAGAGCTTGAATCTCAGTTAGCAGATTTGCGATCGTTGCAGTGAAATGCACCCATCTTCTAATTTGCTCATGTTCTTTTTGGGAGTATAGACAGTCCTATTTCTCCCCCGATCGAGCCAAAATTATTAACGGATCGGCTACGCTTATAAATACGATCGCATTCCAAAAATTCCCGATGACTCAACTTCTCACCAAATCTGTAGAACAGCGATTGATCCACCACGGGCACACCTGGGAACAGTTCAAGCTGATCCAGAAAGGCTTTGAAGGATTTCCGGGAGTGCGGCTGTTTTATTACGAAGGAACGATCGAGATTCTAATGCCTGGACAAGACCACGAGTTTTTTAGCCGAATTATTGCAATGCTGCTCACTGTTTTCTTCGAGGAAATCGGAGAGGAATTTGCGCCGACCGGATCGATGGATCAAGAACGGGAAGGAATTGTTTCGGCGCAGGCGGATGAATCGTATTGCATTGGGGATTTGAAACCGTTACCGGATTTGTCTATTGAAGTTATCTTCACCAGCGGGGGTCCAAGCAAATTGGCGCGGTATCAGGCATTAGGAATCCCCGAAGTGTGGTTTTGGCAGGATGGATTATTTACTCTGTATCATTTGCGCGAGAACGGGTATGAACGGATTTATCGGAGTGAGTTGCCGCATCTCGATCGATTAAATCTTGATGTTTTAACGCAATGTGTTTTGATGGCTCAAACTTCACGACTTGAAGCGATTCGATCGATGAGGGCTGCCGTAAAAAGTCAGACAGATTGACGCGATCGACAGTGCTACAGTGAGTCGTGACAGTCAACAATTTATAGTATGAGTTTATCGACGCTGATTTTGGTCGCGATGGCGGTGGGGATTGGGTTTGGGGCAGGACTGCATGATTATTTTCCGACGCTGATTCTGCCGCTCGATCGCTATTTGCTCACGCCCGTTGGAACAGCTTTTTTGCGGCTGATTCAGTTTGTTGTCGTGCCGATCGTGTTCTCTTCGCTGATTTTGGGTTTGACTCGGATTCAGAACGCGGCACAGGTAGGACGGTATGCAATCAAGTTGATTTTGAGCTATTGCGTCACGAGTGGAATTGCCGTGGCAGTGGGAATTGTTCTTGCGATCGTGGTTCAGCCGGGAGTGGGTGTAGCGATTTCTGGCAGTGTTCCAATGAGTGAAGTTGCTCAACAACAGTCTTTAATCGATTGGTTAGTGAGCTTGATTCCGACCAATCCATTTGAAGCGCTTAGTACGGGTAATTTGCTACAAGTGATTTTCTCTTCTGCATTGATTGGAGTTGCCATTCAGCTAGTTGGGGAAAAGGCAGCGAGCTTTCTTAGCTTTGTGGAAAGTTGCTATGTGATTAGTGAGAAGGTTTTATCGATCGTGCTTTATGTTGCTCCAATCGGTGTTTTTGCGTTAGTTAGCTCAGTGATTGCTACTGAAGGACTTCAGTTAATTTCTAAGTTGTTTGCTTATGTCTTTTCGCTGTTTGTTGGATCAGTGATTATGACTTTGTTCTATTTGTTAGTTCTAGGAATTCTGAGAGCTAAGCCGATTAAATTGCTTCAAAGTCTTACTCCAGCTTTATCTTTGGCGTTTGGGACAGCGAGTTCTAATGCTGCACTTCCAGTTGTACTAAAGAACATTCAAGAGGAATATGGATTACGGGAGGACATTGCGAGTTTTGCGATTCCGTTGGGAACTGCATTGAAGCGGGATGGATCAGCGATTTTGCAAGGATTTAATGCTGTGTTTATTGCTCAGATGTTTGGGATTCCTTTGACTCCTTCATTGTTATTGGCGATCGTACTAAGTACATTTTTAGTTTCCTTTAGTACTCCAGGCGTTCCGGGTGCTGGAATTATCATGATGACAACCGTTCTGACAGCTTCGGGATTGCCTTTAGAAGGAGTTGCGATCGTGGCAGGAGTCGATCGATTAACCGATGGATTTAAGACTGTGATGAACATTATTAGTAATGTTGCAAATGCAGTGATTCTCAATGTGTGGGAGAGTGCATCAGAACAAGATATCACAGAGCTAACTTAAACATCAACTTTGTAATTCAATTGATGTTCATCTCCCGGTAATCCTCGAAAGCCCCAATTGTGTTTTGGAGTTTCAAAGATCGTGATCTCTAAGTCTTGGGGCGAAATTCCAAGCGGTTGCAATCGATCGAACAATAATCGAATGAATTGCTTTTTGGCTTCAATGCTGCGACCTTCAAAAATGCTGATTTCGAGAATTGTGTAGCGATCGCTGCGATCGTTTGGGAAATAAAAATCTGCTGGATCGAGTGGAAAAAACCGATGAAACCGTTTATCAACCGGATACTGAAGCGCATCGATGACGCATTGATGAATTGCATCTGAGAGTGCTGACTTGATCGGATCGAGTGTCTGTCTTAAGCCGTAGATTTTAACTTGAGCCATTGTTCGATGACGAAAACGATTCGGACTATCACATATCGTACAGGAACTCTTTCAAGACAACACAATTTCGCCCTGCCTGCTTCGCTTCATACAATCCAGCATCTGCCACTTCAATCCAGGCTTTCGGGGTAATGCTCGAAGAGGGAACAACACTAGACACTCCTAAGCTTAATGTGACAAATGGCGAAATTAGTGATCCACCATGTTCTAATTGCATTGCTTCAACTTCCGATCGAATGCGTTCTGCGACAATCAGCGCTCCGTTTGCATTCGTAGTGGGTAGTAATACAATGAATTCCTCGCCTCCATATCGTGCAGTCACATCAATCGATCGCTTTACCGATCGACGAATTGCTGCCCCCACTTTTCGCAAACAGTCATCTCCTGAAGCGTGACCATATGTATCGTTGTAGCGCTTGAAATAATCGACATCACAGAGAATCACACTCAGTGGAGTTTGCGATCGCCATGCTCGTTCCCATTCGCGGGTGAGCGCTTCATCAAACGATCGACGGTTTGCTAATTGCGTCAGACTATCCTGCATCGATAGAACATTGAGCCGCTGAGCTTCGATTGTCACGCCGATCATGGCTGTCATCCCGATCGCAATTGCACCGGGTACGATCGGAACCCACCAGCCTAGAAGAAATAAGCCATAACTTGCAGTAACTGAACCAAGAATTAAACAGACTGTCCAGCCCATTTTGTAGAAGAACGAGTCGCGTCGGACACTTAACCAGGCGCTGATGCTCGTTAAGCCAAGAATGAAGCTCCATTCTGCCCATTCTGGTAAGGTTTGAATTAAGACGCGTCGATCGAGAACTGCACTAATAATCTGGCTGGTAATATTGGCATGAAGCTCAACACCCGACATCGGTTGGGGACTGGAACCAGAGGCGCTACTGTATGAGGTGAAAAAAAGATCAGAAGCTCCAGCGGATACATCACCGACTAGCACAATGCGATCGCGAAACAAAGTCGGGGAAATGTTGCCTTGCATCACATCCCACGCGGAAATCATCCGAAACTTTCCTTTACTACCACGCGGATTGAGTAGGATTTGATAGCCGCCTGCATCTGCATTGATATACCCCCCTACATTTGAGGTGAGAGGTGGAAACGGTACTTCATCGAGTTGCAGAACTGAAGCATTTGGATTGGGCAAAATGCCTTGAACTGCGAGATATTCGATCGCAATTCTCAAACTGAAACTCTCGATCGGGGAATCGGTGGAGGGAAAGAGAAATGCTCGTCGCACTCGTCCATCTACGTCTGCGATGATGTCACTTGCACCGATGCGATCGGAGTTTGTCAGAATTGGATTTCCTGGAACGGTTTCGCCTTGATCGCCGATGACTTTCTCAATGCCGATGAGATTGGGAGTGGTCTTGAAGAGTTGGGTGAGTCGATCGTGTCCGGGTTCAGTCGCTAAGTTGCGATACAAATCCAAGCCAATCACACGCGGTTGTTGTGCTCGAATCCGGTCTAAGACAGTCGCTACCGCATGATCAGAGATTTGTGAATTGTTGAGCTTTTGCAAATCGGATTCAGTGAAACCCACGAGGACAATACGATCGTCTCTGGGTTCGGTGGGGCGGGGTTGAATAAAGCGATCGAAAGCGGAGAGTTCGAGAATTTGCAACAGTCCAATGCCGCGAATTGCCAGAATAAAGCCTGCGGTCGTGATGCCCGATAGGAACGCTCCTCGGTATTGATAGAGCCATTTTTGTCCCAGATGGGTGAAGTGGGACAGAACCTTAGAAGCCATAACGGGCAGCGCAACGAAAAGCGGAGTGTGCTTTTTTAGTTATCCCAATTTTGGAGAGTCAAAATCGTTGGATTTGGCGGGGCTGTGTCGATTAATAAAGCAAAGCCCGATCGATGAATCCTGTTATGAAACCTGTTGCTCGAATTGCTGCTCTACTGCTTTTGATGCCCGCTCCCAGTTTTGCTCAAATTGTGCCTACGACTGGAAGTGGCACGATCGCGCTTCCTCAAGGTCAACAGATTCAGATTCAGGGCGGAATTGAGGCGGGAACGAATTTGTTTCATAGCTTCGATCGCTTTAATCTCGATGCGAATCAGACAGCGACCTTTTTTGCTAATCCTGCCATTCAGAATATTCTCGGTCGAGTCGTGAGCGGTGAAGCTTCGAGAATTAATGGCTTGCTGCAAGTGAATGGAAATGCCAATTTGATCCTGATGAATCCAGCGGGAATTCTGTTTGGGGCGACAGCGCGATTAGATGTGCCTGGATCGTTTACAGCGACGACTGCGAATCGAATGGGTATTGGATCTGGCGTGTTCAATGCAATTGGTACAAATGATTATGCAAGCTTAATGGGAACACCATCGAGTTTTGATGGGCTATCAGGCGGAATTTTTAATGCGGGAAATTTGACTGCGGGGCGAAATCTATCGCTGTTTGGTGGAACGGTTCTGAATATTGGGACTTTGAATGGGCAAATCGTTTCGATCGCTGCTGTTCCGAATGGGATTCGTGTCACTCCTGAAGGCAGCTTGCTCAGTTTAGAGATTCCAAATGATGTTGCAACTCGATCGCTTCCTGAATTGCTCACAGGTGGAGAATTGCAGAATGCAACGCAAGCAGTGATACAAGATGGAGTTCCAACATTAACGCAAACAGGAACCGCGATCGTCAGTGGGAATATTTCCGGATCGAATGTTCAGATTGTGGGCGATCGAATTGGATTAATTGATGCCAACGTTCGAGCAGAATCGATTCGAGTTGGGGGCGATCGACAAGGGATGGGAGAATTTCCGCGATCGCAATTTCTATTTGGTAACAGTGGCACTCAGATTGAAGGAAAAAATGTCATTCTCTGGTCAGATCAAGCGACTCGCTTTCATGGTTCGATTACATCAAATAATGGATTTGTTGAAACCTCTGGAAAGCAAACCTTAGATGTTACTCAAGCTAGAGTTAGTGCGATCGGTGGTACTTGGTTACTTGATCCATCAGACATTACGATCGTATCAGGTGGAACTGGAACACTAACAAGCGGAGTATTTGATCCACCAACAGGAGGAGCCACGATCGATCCTGCCACGATCGAAGCCGCCTTAAACAACAATACAAGCGTGGCCTTGACCACTGCAAATGGTTCTGGTGGAAGTGGCGATATTAACTTGCTAAGTTCGATCACTCAAACTGGATCACAAGCTTCTTTAACTTTGACTGCGAGACAATTTTTCAGGGAACCTACTGCTCGAATCAATCTCAGTGGTAATAACTTTTTAGACTTCAATTTGAACCAGGTTGCACCACTGCCAAGTCTTTCAGCAGTTTCAATTCAGAATGCGATCGATGCGATCGGAACGGGAAGTGGTCCGATTCAAATCAACTTAGGTAGCGGAACTTATACGATCGCAGGAACTCCGATCACCGTTTCAAGCAATCGAAATCTAACAATTAATGGAAATGGCTCAGCGAATACAGTTCTAACCGGAAACAATACAACGCGAGTGATCGAGGTCAATCCAGGTGCATTAGTCACACTCTCGAATTTGGCAATCTCCAATGGTAGAGCACCGATTGGAGAAGCAGGCGGCGGAATTCTTAACTCTGGTAATACTATCTTACGCGGAGTGAATGTGAGAGATAATGTCGCATTCGAGGGTGGCGGAATTCGTAATTTTGGAGCAATCTCAATTTTTGATAGTACATTCAATCGTAATCAGGCAAGTTTCGCGGGTGGCGGAATTCGCAATAGTGGCAGCGTGACGATCGATAGAACAGTTTTTAACACTGGAACCGCAGATTATGGAGGTGCAATTTCTAATCTTGCTGGAACAGTTACGATTGCAAATACTAGCTTCAATAACAATACAGCAAACATTAACGGAGGTGCGATCGCGAATGATAGCACTATGACTATTACTCAAACCGAATTTGCAGGAAATCGCGCCAATGCTGAAGTCGGTGGTGCAGTAAGTAATACCAGTAGTTTGACTGTAACTAGAGCGAACTTTGTTAATAATTCAACAGGCAACAATTCAGGAAATGCAGGAGGCGCGATCGCGAGTTTTAGCCTTTTAGGTTCCACGCCTCAAATCTTTATATCTGATGTGAATTTCGGACAGAACACCTCTTACCGAGGCGGCGCAATTAGTCTCTCTCCAGAATCTCGTCTCACTGTTCAAAACAGTCAATTCTTTCAAAATCAAGCATTTTCCGTGGGCGGCGCGATCGATAACGGTGGAACAACTGGGATCATTGGAAGCTTGTTTCAAGAGAACTCTGCGTTTGGGGCTGCTAATCCTGGCGGCGGTGCGATTCATACATACGGTGCAGCCAGCATTCTTAATATCTCAACCAGTCATTTCTTAGGGAATCGATCGCAAACGGGCGGTGCGATCGATAGCTTTTTCCCGAATACAATCAACATTGATAGAGCCTTGATTGAACAGAATGTCGCGGATGGAGAAGGGGGTGCGATTTTAACAGATCGAGGTTCTACTTTAACGATTACAAATAGCGAGATTCGGAACAATCGTTCTACAGGAGATGCTGGAGCGCTCTATATCAGTGCAAACAGCAGAATTGAGAATACGATTATTCAGAACAATGTGAGTTCTAGTGGAAACGGTGGCGGAATTTATACGATCGGTAATATCAATCTGGTTAATAGTCGATTGATCGGGAATGCTGCTGTGAATGGTGGAGGACTGTTTATTGATCCTGGATCAGTCGGAGATGCGGGAACGGCAACGATTACAGGAACCACGATCGCAGATAATATCAGTACAGCCAATGGTGGAGGAATTGCGAATACAGGACAATTAGGAATTACTAACACAACATTTTCAAACAATACAGCCAATCAAGGTGGTGGACTTTTTAGTACTGTAACCAGTAATTTATCGAATACAACACTTTCTGGAAATACAGGCGGCGGAATCTTTGTGAGTAGTGGAGTAACTGAACTTCAAAGTACAACGATCGCGAATAACACAGATGGAATTTTTAACTTTGCTGGAACTGTGAGATTGAGAAATACGATCGTTTCAAATAGCCTCAATTCTGATGTTTTAGGTTTATTTGATGACTTGGGCAACAATCTCATTGGTATCAGTGATGGCAGTACTGGCTTTACGGTGAGCACTTTAGTAGGAACCCGATCTAATCCAATTACTGCGAATCTTTCACCGCTTGCAAACAATGGCGGATTGACTGCGACTTATGCACTTTTACCGAATAGTCCAGCGATCAATCGAGGCAACAATCTGAATGTATCTAGCTTCGATCAGGCAGGTCGTCCTCGCATTCAAGACAATACGATCGATATCGGTGCATTCGAGTCTACACCAATTCCTCCGCCTCCCGATCCAATTCCTCCCACGGCTCCCCCTATGTTGATTGATCCGCTTACACCGATGGATCAACCGATTCTGAATAATCCATCTGCACCCTCGATCGAACCGCCCACAAGCACACCTTCTGAATCGAATACCGAACCTCAGCAATCCGTTTCATCGGTGATCGAATTAGAGCGATCGCTGTCAAATGAATATGCAGAGTACTACGATT
Coding sequences within it:
- a CDS encoding hypothetical protein (similar to AA sequence:cyanobase_aa:LBDG_52730) is translated as MVFKLPQITLWHMLPITIGLHGLLFAIPIPSTDGEAQKPISESINVVTLPKPSPPKSPPSETPRRSEAIATPKPRTTSKAQPTLPPRSTPTPTTPIPQSSTPPQPTPQPSPSISPSPSVSPSPVDKLQIVGAVPGCNGQSGCWQIANSQGRAIAGTLEEQLQQQGFTLTEKDLDQDTGFRVYEVAKDGVKQYYLHIVWSDRGTAYVRNTDLLSHSQITAMTGL
- a CDS encoding hypothetical protein (similar to AA sequence:cyanobase_aa:alr4568); amino-acid sequence: MAQVKIYGLRQTLDPIKSALSDAIHQCVIDALQYPVDKRFHRFFPLDPADFYFPNDRSDRYTILEISIFEGRSIEAKKQFIRLLFDRLQPLGISPQDLEITIFETPKHNWGFRGLPGDEHQLNYKVDV
- a CDS encoding hypothetical protein (conserved hypothetical protein;~similar to AA sequence:cyanobase_aa:LBDG_11330), yielding MTQLLTKSVEQRLIHHGHTWEQFKLIQKGFEGFPGVRLFYYEGTIEILMPGQDHEFFSRIIAMLLTVFFEEIGEEFAPTGSMDQEREGIVSAQADESYCIGDLKPLPDLSIEVIFTSGGPSKLARYQALGIPEVWFWQDGLFTLYHLRENGYERIYRSELPHLDRLNLDVLTQCVLMAQTSRLEAIRSMRAAVKSQTD
- a CDS encoding diguanylate cyclase with Chase2 sensor (similar to AA sequence:cyanobase_aa:PCC7424_1758), producing MASKVLSHFTHLGQKWLYQYRGAFLSGITTAGFILAIRGIGLLQILELSAFDRFIQPRPTEPRDDRIVLVGFTESDLQKLNNSQISDHAVATVLDRIRAQQPRVIGLDLYRNLATEPGHDRLTQLFKTTPNLIGIEKVIGDQGETVPGNPILTNSDRIGASDIIADVDGRVRRAFLFPSTDSPIESFSLRIAIEYLAVQGILPNPNASVLQLDEVPFPPLTSNVGGYINADAGGYQILLNPRGSKGKFRMISAWDVMQGNISPTLFRDRIVLVGDVSAGASDLFFTSYSSASGSSPQPMSGVELHANITSQIISAVLDRRVLIQTLPEWAEWSFILGLTSISAWLSVRRDSFFYKMGWTVCLILGSVTASYGLFLLGWWVPIVPGAIAIGMTAMIGVTIEAQRLNVLSMQDSLTQLANRRSFDEALTREWERAWRSQTPLSVILCDVDYFKRYNDTYGHASGDDCLRKVGAAIRRSVKRSIDVTARYGGEEFIVLLPTTNANGALIVAERIRSEVEAMQLEHGGSLISPFVTLSLGVSSVVPSSSITPKAWIEVADAGLYEAKQAGRNCVVLKEFLYDM
- a CDS encoding transcriptional regulatory protein LysR family protein (similar to AA sequence:cyanobase_aa:gll4427), with the translated sequence MDIYQIRYFLAIVETGGFTKAAERLLVSQPSLSAGIKKLEQELGVILFERGGRRAVLTAAGKFFLTKAQSILNDYHAVLHELKTFKTQPILRLGLLRTIRISPFAQLIAAFRQTYPNSAIELQDGDPAALRERLELGEIDLLVTGLDGIEANGNTLPLFRQRIALAVSNTHPFAQRKSVRWSELDGQPYIDRLHCGLRCSVKQQFEAQGLRQNVVYRADNEDWVIALVAAGLGMTVMAEWRDLPGVTYIAIADWEVERTVGLVWRVGQDNDSIKAFCQFAATHDWC
- a CDS encoding sodium:dicarboxylate symporter (similar to AA sequence:cyanobase_aa:LBDG_55830), with product MSLSTLILVAMAVGIGFGAGLHDYFPTLILPLDRYLLTPVGTAFLRLIQFVVVPIVFSSLILGLTRIQNAAQVGRYAIKLILSYCVTSGIAVAVGIVLAIVVQPGVGVAISGSVPMSEVAQQQSLIDWLVSLIPTNPFEALSTGNLLQVIFSSALIGVAIQLVGEKAASFLSFVESCYVISEKVLSIVLYVAPIGVFALVSSVIATEGLQLISKLFAYVFSLFVGSVIMTLFYLLVLGILRAKPIKLLQSLTPALSLAFGTASSNAALPVVLKNIQEEYGLREDIASFAIPLGTALKRDGSAILQGFNAVFIAQMFGIPLTPSLLLAIVLSTFLVSFSTPGVPGAGIIMMTTVLTASGLPLEGVAIVAGVDRLTDGFKTVMNIISNVANAVILNVWESASEQDITELT
- a CDS encoding glutathione S-transferase domain protein (similar to AA sequence:cyanobase_aa:PCC7424_3947), whose protein sequence is MLKLYDFTLSGNCYKVRLLLSLLRLECELMPVDLKRDEQKTSEFLHLNLWGQVPVLIDNDVMIRDSQAILIYLAKRYGGESWFPNDAGSLGLVMQWLATAGHDVQQGFAAARIYHLFGQQLDVETATARAYTVLKVMDQHLSQRQWLELDRPTIADIACFPYIALAEDGKINLSDAPNVLRWLDRVKQLPGFVSMPGIAV
- a CDS encoding putative FMN-binding pyridoxamine 5'-phosphate oxidase (similar to AA sequence:cyanobase_aa:Ava_3727), with the protein product MPRKFGEIAFTPEVQAAQQQRGSRQTYERYIANGPATDTIDAKMEALIAQLDGFYLGTVSSNGYPYIQFRGGSPGFLKVIDEKMLAFPDFKGNVQYITVGNLDREAKAFLFLMNYRHQERLKIWGRAKYVENDTALIEQVQIRGYRAEIERVILFEVEACSWNCSQHIPIRYSETEVQTMMEAQKHRIAELESQLADLRSLQ
- a CDS encoding ABC transporter substrate-binding protein (similar to AA sequence:cyanobase_aa:LBDG_52750), whose product is MAIKRRTFLASSAAMAAVASHQLARMQSSNAAGVVNLYSARHYDSDNAIYEGFQKKTGIKVNLVEADADKLIERIKSEGANSPADVLITVDAGRLWRAQEAGLFQPVNSRVLTSTIPANLREPNGQWFGFTRRARVIMYNKDRVKPSELSTYENLVDPKWKGRVITRSSGHVYNQSLTGSILAAHGNQKTEEWVRGVVANFARSPEGNDTAQIRSIAAGLGDLALVNTYYLPRLAKSNKAEDKEVASKIGVFFPNQQDRGTHVNISGGGVLKTAPNRAAAIQFLEYLASNEAQRIFAESNNEYPAVAGVPIDAVLASYGTFKADNLNAAIYGRNNAEALKIMDRAGWK